The Microbacterium forte sequence GGCGAAGCCGCACCCAACGCCGTGTGGTTCAAGCCGGTGATGGTCGGCTTCATGCTCCTCGGTCTGGTGTGGATTCTCGTGTTCTACATCTCCGGCATGCAGTTCCCGATTCCCGGTCTCGACAACTGGAACCTCGCTATCGGTCTGGGCATCGCCCTGATCGGCTTCCTGATGACCACCCGCTGGCGCTGACGCCAGCCCCCTCTCTTCGAAGAAGGCCCCTCTCGCTCAGGCGAGAGGGGCCTTCTTCGTGTCGTCGACGAGCGATTCGGTCAACATGTCGTCCTGAGTTATCCACAGGTTATCCCCACCCTGGGGAGAATTACACCCATGTTATTCACAACGGTTAACAACCCTGTTAACAACTCTTGATCAGGAGTAAACCGTCGTGATCAGGAACGGCACCAGGAAGGCGACGATCAGGACGAGTGCCACGACCACCGCAGCGAGCAGCAGGATCTGCAGCGTGCGCTGCTCTCGCCTTCGGGTTCTCGTGAGGATGAATGCGACGAGTGCACCGACGATCGCTCCACCGAGGTGCGCCTGCCAGGCGATGTTCTGAGAGAACACGAATCCGACGACGAAGTTGATGCCGAGGATCACGAGGATCCCCGTGACGTTCGCGCCGATGTGCCTGCCGATGATCAGCAGCGCGGCCATGAGGCCGAAGATCGCCCCGGAGGCGCCGACCGTCGCGGTCCCGGGCGCGAGCAGGGCGACGGCGACGGAACCGCCGAGTCCGCTGATCAGATAGAGCGCGAGGAAGCGGACCCGACCGAGCATCGGCTCGAGGCTCTGCCCCAGCATCCACAGCGCAAGCATGTTGAGCGCGAGATGCAGGAAACCGCCGTGGACGAACACGGCGGTGAGAAGCCGCCAGGGCTCGAAGGTCATGAGAGACAGGTTCGGATACAGATATCCCGCCGCGAAGAGCAGCTGGCCCGTGATCGCGTCGCCGATCCCCGGGATCAGCTGCACCAGCCCGATGAACGACGTCACTGCGAGCAGTGCGTACGTGACTATCGGCTTGCCGCTGCGCACGGCGGCGGTCGCCGTGTTGCGGCCGCCCCACCGGCGCTCTGCACGCTTCTGGGCGGGAGTGCGGCTCTTGCGTTGCTCGGCCATGCACTCGGGGCAGATCACTCCGACCGGCGCCTGCGTCTGGCACTCGGGGCAGATCGTTCGCAGGCACCGCTGGCAGAGCACGAAGCTCTGCCGATCCGGATGCCGGTAGCAGAAGTTGTCGCGGTTGTCCGCGAACTCAGGCGTCGTCATCCGGATCGGCCAGCGTCGGCGTCAGGCCGCGACGATGTCGATCGACTGCAGCACGACGGGCTCGATCGGGCGGTCGCCCGCGGCCGTCGGCACTGCGGCGATCGCGTCGACGACAGCCTTGGAGGCGTCATCGGCGACCTCGCCGAAGATCGTGTGCTTGCCCTGGAGCCAGGGAGTGGGGTCGGTCGTGATGAAGAACTGCGAGCCGTTGGTGCCCTCGGGCTTGCCCGTGATGGCGTTGCGACGCAGGCCGGCGTTCGCCATGGCGAGGATGTAGGGCTCGTTGAAGTTGAGCTCCATGTTGATCTCGTCGTCGAAGTTGTAGCCGGGGCCGCCGATGCCCTGTCCGAGCGGGTCGCCGCCCTGGATCATGAAGTTCGGGATGATGCGGTGGAAGACGACGTCCTTGTAGAGAGCGCCCTCGCCCGGCTTGCCGGTGGCGGGGTGCGTCCACTCCTGGGTGCCGTCGGCGAGGCCGACGAAGTTCTTGACCGTCTTCGGAGCGTGGTCGCCGAAGAGGTTGATGACGATGTCACCGTGGTTGGTGTGCAGGGTTGCGACATGAGAAGCATGAGCCATGCGTCCATTCTCGCAGAGCTTCCCATGAGTTGGCCCGCGTCTAGCGTCGATCCGCCTTCGGCGCAAGGGTTCGGCGATTCCCTCGCCCCATCCAGGGTCGCGTGGCAAGATGGGGAATCCGTACTCCAATCGACAGGAGAGCATCGTGAGCATCAGCCGCAAGCGGAAGAAGGAGCTGCGTCGTCTTCAGAACGACGCGAACCAGCTCTGGGAGAACCAGCAGGTCCTGGTCGGCCACGCCGCCGACGTCGCCCGTGAGGCCGGACGCCAGCTCGGCCACTTCGGCCGCGAGCAGGTCGGTCCTGTCGTGCAGGACACCTACAACCGTCGCGTCGCCCCCGTCGTCGACCGTGGCGTGCGATTCGGCCACCACGTCGTCGACGACAAGGTCGTCCCGATCGTCGGCGGAGTCGTCGGAACCGCGCTCACCGCGTGGGACGTGGCGAACGCCAAGCGCGAGGGTGTCGTTCGCAAGGTCCGGAAGGCCACCAAGCCCGAGCCGAAGGGCCCGGGCGTCGGCTCGATCATCGCCCTGATCCTCGGAGTCGCCGCAGCAGCCGGTGTTCTCTACGCCGCCTGGCAGGCACTGCGCGCAGACGACGAGCTCTGGGTCGCCGACGACCCGCTCTCCGCACCTGACGCGTGACCTCGA is a genomic window containing:
- a CDS encoding rhomboid family intramembrane serine protease → MTTPEFADNRDNFCYRHPDRQSFVLCQRCLRTICPECQTQAPVGVICPECMAEQRKSRTPAQKRAERRWGGRNTATAAVRSGKPIVTYALLAVTSFIGLVQLIPGIGDAITGQLLFAAGYLYPNLSLMTFEPWRLLTAVFVHGGFLHLALNMLALWMLGQSLEPMLGRVRFLALYLISGLGGSVAVALLAPGTATVGASGAIFGLMAALLIIGRHIGANVTGILVILGINFVVGFVFSQNIAWQAHLGGAIVGALVAFILTRTRRREQRTLQILLLAAVVVALVLIVAFLVPFLITTVYS
- a CDS encoding cell division protein CrgA; translated protein: MARDRKTEEPEAPRSEGEAAPNAVWFKPVMVGFMLLGLVWILVFYISGMQFPIPGLDNWNLAIGLGIALIGFLMTTRWR
- a CDS encoding peptidylprolyl isomerase; the protein is MAHASHVATLHTNHGDIVINLFGDHAPKTVKNFVGLADGTQEWTHPATGKPGEGALYKDVVFHRIIPNFMIQGGDPLGQGIGGPGYNFDDEINMELNFNEPYILAMANAGLRRNAITGKPEGTNGSQFFITTDPTPWLQGKHTIFGEVADDASKAVVDAIAAVPTAAGDRPIEPVVLQSIDIVAA